Proteins from a genomic interval of Youhaiella tibetensis:
- a CDS encoding TetR/AcrR family transcriptional regulator: MARAGLTAEKLVTAAARMADEIGFEQVTISALARAFDVQVASLYSHLESSNDLKTRIALLALADLAEKASEAVAGRAGKQALVALANVHRDFAREHPGLFAATQFRLDAETAAGSAGVKLAQLMRAVLRGYELGEPDQTHAVRMLGSAFLGFTTLESAGSFSHSEPESEQSWVRMLDALDEMLRHWPRA; encoded by the coding sequence ATGGCACGGGCGGGACTGACTGCCGAGAAGCTGGTGACGGCGGCGGCGCGCATGGCCGATGAGATCGGCTTCGAGCAGGTGACGATTTCGGCATTGGCGCGCGCCTTCGACGTGCAGGTGGCGAGCCTTTATTCGCACCTGGAAAGCTCGAACGACCTCAAGACGCGCATTGCGCTGCTGGCGCTCGCCGACCTCGCCGAAAAGGCCTCCGAAGCGGTGGCCGGGCGCGCGGGCAAGCAGGCGCTGGTGGCGCTTGCGAACGTGCATCGCGACTTCGCCCGGGAGCACCCGGGGCTCTTTGCGGCCACGCAGTTCCGGCTGGATGCCGAGACCGCGGCGGGGAGCGCGGGCGTCAAGCTGGCGCAACTGATGCGGGCCGTGCTGCGCGGCTATGAGCTGGGCGAACCCGACCAGACGCATGCGGTGCGGATGCTCGGGAGCGCCTTCCTGGGGTTCACGACCCTCGAGTCGGCCGGCAGCTTCAGCCACAGCGAGCCCGAATCCGAACAGTCGTGGGTGCGCATGCTCGATGCGCTCGACGAGATGCTGAGGCACTGGCCGCGGGCCTGA